In Xanthomonas sp. SI, the following are encoded in one genomic region:
- the treA gene encoding alpha,alpha-trehalase TreA, protein MSHAAPPCCTPLLSLSLGLLLGNYDTASAQPAPAPMQAAPAPAPLTPDLAYPELFQAVQRQELFDDQKHFVDALPLRDPALINADYLAQRQQPGFDLRRFVAANFEESGPVQTEAIRQDTGLREHIDALWPLLVRRQVDVPAHSSLLSLPQPYVVPGGRFREVYYWDSYFTMLGLVESGERERSRQMLDNFAYLIDTYGHIPNGNRSYYLSRSQPPFFSHMVQLQAKVEGDAAYARYLPQLQKEYAYWMQGAQALAPGSAQAHVVRLADGSLLNRYWDARDTPRPEAWLHDVRTAAEAKDRPAAEVYRDLRAGAESGWDYSSRWLGDRKTLATIRTTAIVPVDLNSLLYHLETTLALACAKNPGAAGCDTDYAALASARKTAMDKHLWSDAGYYADYDWQQRRLRDQVTAAALYPLFVGIASPARAKRSADTVQAQLLRPGGLATTRLHTGQQWDEPNGWAPLQWIAVDGLRRYGQDALAQRIGSRFLARVQALFAQQHKLVEKYGVDAKAQGGGGGEYALQDGFGWTNGVTLLLLDLYAKPAPAAAVAPAAQQARQPEPATP, encoded by the coding sequence ATGAGCCATGCCGCTCCTCCCTGTTGCACGCCGCTGCTGAGCCTGTCGCTGGGCCTGCTGCTGGGCAACTACGACACCGCCTCGGCGCAGCCCGCGCCGGCGCCGATGCAGGCCGCGCCGGCGCCCGCGCCGCTGACCCCGGATCTGGCCTACCCCGAACTGTTCCAGGCCGTGCAGCGGCAGGAACTGTTCGACGACCAGAAGCACTTCGTCGATGCGCTGCCGCTGCGCGACCCGGCCCTGATCAACGCCGACTACCTGGCGCAGCGCCAGCAGCCGGGCTTCGACCTGCGCCGCTTCGTCGCCGCCAACTTCGAGGAATCCGGCCCGGTGCAGACCGAGGCGATCCGCCAGGACACCGGCCTGCGCGAGCACATCGACGCGCTGTGGCCGCTGCTGGTGCGGCGCCAGGTGGACGTGCCGGCGCACAGCAGCCTGCTGTCGCTGCCGCAGCCCTACGTGGTGCCGGGCGGGCGCTTCCGCGAGGTCTACTACTGGGATTCGTACTTCACCATGCTTGGCCTGGTCGAGAGCGGCGAGCGCGAACGCAGCCGGCAGATGCTGGACAACTTCGCTTACCTGATCGACACCTACGGGCACATCCCCAACGGCAACCGCAGCTACTACCTGAGCCGCTCGCAGCCGCCGTTCTTCTCGCACATGGTGCAGCTGCAGGCCAAGGTGGAAGGCGACGCGGCCTATGCGCGCTACCTGCCGCAGCTGCAGAAGGAATACGCGTACTGGATGCAGGGCGCGCAGGCGCTGGCGCCGGGCAGCGCGCAGGCGCACGTGGTGCGGCTGGCCGACGGCAGCCTGCTCAACCGCTACTGGGACGCGCGCGATACGCCGCGCCCGGAAGCCTGGCTGCACGACGTGCGCACCGCGGCCGAAGCCAAGGACCGCCCCGCCGCCGAGGTCTACCGCGACCTGCGCGCCGGCGCCGAGAGCGGCTGGGACTATTCCAGCCGCTGGCTGGGCGACCGCAAGACCCTGGCCACGATCCGCACCACCGCCATCGTCCCGGTCGATCTCAACAGCCTGCTCTACCATCTCGAAACCACCCTGGCCCTGGCCTGCGCCAAGAACCCGGGCGCGGCCGGCTGCGACACCGACTACGCGGCCCTGGCCAGCGCGCGCAAGACCGCGATGGACAAGCACCTGTGGAGCGACGCCGGCTACTACGCCGACTACGACTGGCAACAGCGCAGACTGCGCGACCAGGTCACCGCCGCGGCGCTGTATCCGCTGTTCGTCGGCATCGCCTCGCCGGCGCGCGCCAAGCGCAGCGCCGACACCGTGCAGGCGCAGCTGCTGCGTCCCGGCGGCCTGGCCACCACCCGCCTGCATACCGGCCAGCAATGGGACGAGCCCAACGGCTGGGCGCCGCTGCAGTGGATCGCGGTGGACGGCCTGCGCCGCTATGGCCAGGACGCGCTGGCGCAGCGCATCGGCAGCCGCTTCCTGGCGCGGGTGCAGGCGCTGTTCGCGCAGCAGCACAAGCTGGTGGAGAAGTACGGCGTCGACGCCAAGGCCCAGGGCGGCGGCGGCGGCGAATACGCGCTGCAGGACGGCTTCGGCTGGACCAACGGCGTGACCCTGCTGTTGCTGGACCTGTACGCCAAACCCGCGCCCGCCGCAGCGGTGGCGCCGGCCGCGCAGCAGGCGCGGCAACCGGAGCCGGCCACGCCCTGA
- a CDS encoding AIM24 family protein: MSVRTLAEFLSASREKDASADAFELESPHLLEVRLDGLVWAKAGAMVARKGAVKFTRQGLLEQGLGNLLKKAVSGEGMQLMKIEGQGRVYLADAGKKITLLRLAGESIFVNGNDVLAIEAGIDSQITMMRRVAGMLSGGLFNVRLSGHGIVAITSHYAPLTLPVNAQSGPVFTDPNATVAWSGGLTPEIVADVSLGTLLGRGSGESIQLRFAGEGWVVVQPYEEVALQAKS, translated from the coding sequence ATGAGCGTACGTACCCTGGCCGAATTCCTGTCGGCCTCGCGCGAGAAGGATGCCTCCGCCGACGCGTTCGAACTGGAAAGCCCACACCTGCTGGAAGTGCGCCTGGACGGCCTGGTCTGGGCCAAGGCCGGGGCCATGGTCGCGCGCAAGGGCGCGGTCAAGTTCACCCGCCAGGGCCTGCTGGAACAGGGCCTGGGAAACCTGCTGAAGAAGGCGGTCAGCGGCGAAGGCATGCAGCTGATGAAGATCGAGGGCCAGGGCCGCGTCTACCTGGCCGACGCCGGCAAGAAGATCACCCTGCTGCGCCTGGCCGGCGAGTCGATCTTCGTCAACGGCAACGACGTGCTCGCCATCGAGGCCGGCATCGACAGCCAGATCACCATGATGCGCCGGGTCGCCGGCATGCTCTCCGGCGGCCTGTTCAACGTGCGCCTGAGCGGCCACGGCATCGTCGCCATCACCTCGCACTACGCACCGCTGACGCTGCCGGTCAATGCGCAGAGCGGCCCGGTGTTCACCGACCCCAACGCCACCGTGGCTTGGTCCGGCGGGCTGACTCCGGAGATCGTCGCCGACGTCAGCCTGGGCACGCTGCTCGGGCGCGGCTCCGGCGAGAGCATCCAGCTGCGCTTCGCCGGCGAGGGCTGGGTGGTGGTGCAGCCGTACGAGGAAGTGGCGCTGCAGGCCAAGAGCTGA
- a CDS encoding lytic transglycosylase domain-containing protein, translating to MFCSRTLLSLLLCCGVVAVAQARTVYRCVRDGTVSLATAPEPGSRCTAKELDDAAIATPNLWGSMGVFSGTLYEREQDGRLVYSTRNLPGSRPYLRFTAVTPPGEAAHPGLGKVGAPQLNMHAKQFRAAARATGVDDPWLRAIAHAESGFDAAAVSPKGAQGVMQLMPEVAKEYGVADPFAADQSIAGGARYMQALLRRYQGDRTLAAAAYNAGIGTVARYRGVPPYAETRDYIDKVMALYQRYREAMGIKTETPAQ from the coding sequence ATGTTCTGTTCCCGAACGCTGCTGAGCCTGCTGCTGTGCTGCGGCGTCGTCGCCGTGGCGCAGGCGCGCACGGTGTACCGCTGCGTGCGCGACGGCACGGTCAGCCTGGCGACCGCGCCGGAGCCGGGGTCGCGCTGCACCGCCAAGGAACTGGACGATGCCGCGATCGCCACGCCCAACCTGTGGGGCAGCATGGGCGTGTTCAGCGGCACCCTGTACGAGCGCGAGCAGGACGGGCGCCTGGTGTATTCCACGCGCAACCTGCCGGGGTCGCGCCCGTACCTGCGCTTCACCGCGGTCACTCCGCCGGGCGAGGCGGCGCATCCGGGATTGGGCAAGGTCGGCGCGCCGCAGTTGAACATGCACGCCAAGCAGTTCCGCGCCGCGGCGCGCGCCACCGGCGTGGACGACCCGTGGCTGCGCGCGATCGCGCATGCCGAAAGCGGCTTCGATGCGGCAGCGGTGTCGCCGAAGGGCGCGCAGGGCGTGATGCAGCTGATGCCCGAGGTGGCGAAGGAATACGGCGTGGCCGATCCGTTCGCCGCCGACCAGTCGATCGCCGGCGGCGCGCGCTACATGCAGGCGCTGCTGCGCCGCTACCAGGGCGACCGCACCCTGGCCGCGGCCGCCTACAACGCCGGTATCGGCACCGTGGCGCGCTACCGCGGCGTGCCGCCCTACGCGGAAACCCGCGATTACATCGACAAGGTGATGGCGCTGTACCAGCGCTACCGCGAGGCGATGGGGATCAAGACAGAGACACCGGCGCAGTAG
- a CDS encoding transporter substrate-binding domain-containing protein, with amino-acid sequence MIRWLGACLLSAAAALPATAAPSHLDSIAQRGTLRVCTTGDYLPYSLLRADGGYEGIDIALAQSLAASLEVPVTWVATRWATLLPDLLADRCDIAVGGISVSLPRQRHAWFSAVLDVDGKIPLVRCADQARYRDIAQIDRAEVRVIEPRGGTNEAFARRELPQARLTLSDDNTAIFRELLEGRADVMITDASEARFQQRRVPGLCAVNPQQPLQYSEKAFLLPRDDMAWKAYVDQWLHLSKASGEYRKAQAPWLGDDAD; translated from the coding sequence ATGATCCGATGGCTGGGCGCCTGCCTGCTGAGCGCCGCCGCCGCACTGCCGGCCACTGCCGCGCCGTCGCACCTGGACAGCATCGCGCAGCGCGGCACACTGCGCGTGTGCACCACCGGCGATTACCTGCCCTACAGCCTGCTGCGCGCGGACGGTGGCTACGAAGGCATCGACATCGCCCTGGCGCAGTCGCTGGCGGCCAGCCTGGAGGTGCCGGTGACCTGGGTAGCCACGCGCTGGGCGACGCTGCTGCCGGACCTGCTCGCCGATCGCTGCGACATCGCCGTCGGCGGCATCTCGGTGTCGCTGCCGCGGCAGCGCCATGCCTGGTTCAGCGCCGTGCTCGACGTGGACGGCAAGATCCCGCTGGTGCGCTGCGCCGACCAGGCACGCTATCGCGACATCGCGCAGATCGATCGCGCCGAGGTGCGGGTGATCGAACCGCGCGGCGGCACCAACGAAGCCTTCGCCCGCCGCGAACTGCCGCAGGCGCGGCTGACCCTGTCCGACGACAACACCGCGATCTTCCGCGAACTGCTCGAAGGCCGCGCCGACGTGATGATCACCGACGCCTCCGAAGCGCGCTTCCAGCAGCGCCGCGTGCCCGGGCTATGCGCGGTGAATCCGCAACAGCCGCTGCAGTACAGCGAAAAAGCATTCCTGTTACCGCGCGACGACATGGCCTGGAAGGCCTACGTGGACCAGTGGCTGCACCTGAGCAAGGCCAGCGGCGAATACCGCAAGGCGCAGGCGCCGTGGTTGGGGGATGACGCGGACTAG
- a CDS encoding transposase, with the protein MDQIIDASIVSAPIQRNTREENAQIKQGGEVGQDWSDAKRAQKDVQARWTRKHGKAHYGYKLHASTDRRWGFIRRHAVSAANVHDSRHFEEVLDPSNRGRTVWADSGYADASREADLTQRGYRAAIQHQGQARKPLSAAEQRRNRRLAKDRVFGEHPFARLAQQGGKCLRTIGLARATVVIGLKVASHNLMRLARLQHRGIVPA; encoded by the coding sequence TTGGATCAGATCATCGATGCGAGCATCGTCAGCGCCCCGATCCAACGCAACACGCGCGAGGAGAACGCACAGATCAAGCAGGGTGGCGAGGTAGGCCAAGACTGGAGCGACGCCAAGCGGGCGCAGAAGGATGTGCAAGCCCGCTGGACCCGCAAGCACGGCAAGGCGCATTACGGCTACAAGCTGCACGCCAGCACCGATCGGCGTTGGGGCTTCATCCGCCGCCATGCGGTGAGCGCAGCCAACGTGCATGACAGCCGACACTTCGAGGAGGTGCTGGACCCCAGCAATCGCGGACGCACGGTGTGGGCGGACAGTGGCTATGCCGACGCGTCGCGGGAGGCTGATCTCACGCAACGCGGCTATCGGGCGGCCATTCAGCACCAGGGCCAGGCGCGCAAGCCACTAAGCGCGGCCGAACAACGTCGCAACCGGCGGCTTGCCAAGGACCGGGTGTTCGGCGAACACCCGTTCGCGCGGCTGGCGCAGCAGGGCGGTAAATGCCTGCGCACCATCGGGTTGGCACGGGCCACGGTAGTGATCGGGTTGAAGGTCGCCAGTCACAACCTGATGCGGCTGGCGCGGCTGCAGCATCGCGGCATCGTGCCGGCGTGA
- a CDS encoding NHL repeat-containing protein: MRKTGVWLLLLALVSLAVFAWWRSERPHSAVRTSSAPAPTPLGWLAQLQWVAGDGVRGLADGAAGRARFADPYGIVVDAHGVLYVADAGDNNRIRRIARDGVVSTIAGGAEGFVDGPAGTARFATPSGIAVDAAGTLYIADTGNHAIRKLSAQGMVSTLAGDGTAGFRDGPAAQARFNGPMGVAVDAQGRVYVADTYNDRIRVIERDGQVRTLAGGERPGYADGMGAEARFDTPTDLKVDRAGVLWIADLRNNAIRQLLPDGRVITLAGASEASPLSRPLSLGLTFDGHGYVGSDDGRVLQVTSTGHVLVLSGERSDTSLARPAGVTVAADGAVYVTDAGSARVHRLLPTTPQAAAAAAPAVIGPAAAQPLPITHGRWPLRPQDGWHEVVGTLGEVRGNYQGESRDHLHAGLDIRGDVGQTVYAIADAKVASASATWALGKLGEGMALDQLGYIHMRVGRTAQGAPLDPQRFHLLTDDSGAPERVRVLRGTRFAAGDALGTINAMAHVHLSVGASGFERNAVLLGFRDYADHYPPQIQRIELFDGTGQALPATQGRVRVARGNGGVQIVVEAWDQVDRNLPRRRLGLYALGYEVLDAQGRALPGAAPPQPSIQFDRMPADADAVKVAYAADSGITVHGSATTRFRYVVTNTVRDGHIAEGRWQPDALPAGDYLIRITASDYSGNQAIANRDLRVTLE; encoded by the coding sequence ATGAGAAAGACCGGAGTGTGGCTGCTGTTGCTGGCGCTGGTATCGCTCGCGGTGTTCGCGTGGTGGCGAAGCGAACGTCCGCACAGCGCAGTGCGCACCTCCAGCGCGCCGGCGCCGACACCACTGGGTTGGCTGGCGCAGCTGCAGTGGGTAGCCGGTGACGGCGTGCGCGGCCTGGCCGATGGCGCCGCCGGGCGTGCGCGCTTCGCCGATCCCTACGGCATCGTGGTCGATGCGCACGGCGTGCTGTACGTGGCCGACGCCGGCGACAACAACCGCATCCGCCGCATCGCCCGCGACGGCGTGGTGTCCACCATCGCCGGCGGCGCCGAAGGCTTCGTTGACGGCCCTGCCGGCACGGCGCGCTTCGCGACGCCATCGGGCATCGCCGTGGACGCGGCGGGCACGCTGTACATCGCCGATACCGGCAACCATGCGATCCGCAAACTCAGCGCGCAGGGCATGGTGAGCACCTTGGCCGGCGACGGCACGGCCGGTTTCCGCGACGGCCCGGCCGCGCAGGCGCGCTTCAACGGCCCGATGGGCGTGGCAGTGGATGCGCAGGGGCGCGTCTACGTCGCCGATACCTACAACGACCGCATCCGCGTGATCGAGCGCGATGGCCAGGTGCGCACGCTCGCCGGCGGCGAACGTCCGGGCTATGCCGATGGCATGGGCGCCGAGGCGCGCTTCGATACGCCGACCGACCTGAAGGTGGACCGCGCCGGCGTGCTGTGGATCGCCGACCTGCGCAACAACGCGATCCGCCAGCTGCTGCCGGACGGGCGAGTGATCACCCTGGCCGGCGCCAGCGAGGCCTCGCCGCTATCGCGGCCGCTGAGCCTGGGCCTGACCTTCGATGGTCACGGCTACGTCGGCAGCGACGACGGCCGCGTGCTGCAGGTCACCTCGACCGGGCACGTGCTGGTGCTGTCCGGCGAGCGCAGCGACACCAGCCTGGCGCGTCCGGCCGGCGTGACCGTGGCCGCGGACGGCGCGGTCTACGTTACCGATGCGGGCAGCGCGCGGGTGCACCGGCTGCTGCCGACCACGCCGCAGGCCGCTGCCGCCGCCGCGCCCGCGGTGATCGGACCCGCCGCCGCACAGCCGCTGCCAATCACCCACGGCCGCTGGCCGCTGCGCCCGCAGGACGGCTGGCACGAGGTGGTCGGCACGCTCGGCGAGGTGCGCGGCAACTACCAGGGCGAGAGCCGCGACCATCTGCATGCAGGCCTGGATATCCGCGGCGACGTCGGGCAGACGGTCTACGCCATCGCCGATGCCAAGGTCGCCAGCGCCAGCGCGACCTGGGCGCTGGGCAAGCTCGGCGAAGGCATGGCGCTGGACCAGCTCGGCTACATCCACATGCGCGTGGGCCGCACCGCGCAGGGCGCGCCGCTGGATCCGCAACGCTTCCACCTGCTCACCGACGACAGCGGCGCGCCGGAGCGGGTGCGCGTGCTGCGCGGCACCCGCTTCGCCGCCGGCGACGCGCTGGGCACGATCAACGCGATGGCGCATGTGCACCTGAGCGTCGGCGCCAGCGGCTTCGAACGCAATGCAGTGCTGCTCGGCTTCCGCGACTACGCCGATCACTACCCGCCGCAGATCCAGCGCATCGAACTGTTCGACGGCACCGGCCAGGCGCTGCCGGCGACGCAAGGACGGGTGCGGGTGGCGCGCGGCAACGGCGGCGTGCAGATCGTGGTGGAGGCCTGGGACCAGGTGGATCGCAACCTGCCGCGCCGGCGCCTTGGCCTGTACGCGCTGGGCTACGAAGTGCTCGATGCGCAAGGCCGGGCGTTGCCCGGTGCCGCGCCGCCGCAGCCGAGCATCCAGTTCGACCGCATGCCCGCCGATGCCGACGCGGTGAAGGTGGCCTACGCCGCCGACAGCGGCATCACCGTGCACGGCAGCGCCACGACCCGCTTCCGCTACGTGGTGACCAACACCGTGCGCGACGGCCACATCGCCGAAGGACGATGGCAGCCGGACGCGCTGCCCGCGGGCGACTACCTGATCCGCATCACCGCAAGCGACTACAGCGGCAACCAGGCCATCGCCAATCGCGACCTGCGGGTGACGCTGGAATAG
- a CDS encoding RNA 2'-phosphotransferase, with amino-acid sequence MDCSDETASKFLSWVLRHQPQAIGLRLDAQGWASIDDLLRLAQPTHPLTHAQLQRVVAHSDKQRFAISADGQRIRANQGHSLPVDLGLTSAEPPPQLYHGTATRFVDAIRRDGLLPGQRQHVHLSVSPDTALQVGQRYGQAVLLTVRAQAMAEAGHAFYRADNGVWLTAQVPVAFIDFAAAAA; translated from the coding sequence ATGGACTGTTCCGACGAGACCGCAAGCAAGTTCCTGAGCTGGGTGTTGCGGCACCAGCCGCAGGCGATCGGGCTGCGGCTCGATGCGCAGGGCTGGGCCTCGATCGACGACCTGCTGCGGCTGGCGCAGCCCACCCATCCGTTGACCCATGCGCAACTGCAGCGGGTGGTGGCGCACAGCGACAAGCAGCGTTTCGCGATCAGCGCCGATGGCCAGCGCATCCGCGCCAATCAGGGGCATTCGCTGCCGGTGGACCTGGGCCTGACATCCGCGGAGCCGCCGCCGCAGCTGTACCACGGCACGGCGACCCGGTTCGTGGACGCGATCCGCCGCGACGGGTTGCTGCCGGGCCAGCGCCAGCACGTGCACCTGTCCGTGTCGCCCGACACGGCCTTGCAGGTCGGGCAGCGCTACGGGCAGGCCGTGTTGCTGACGGTGCGCGCGCAGGCCATGGCCGAGGCGGGGCATGCGTTCTATCGCGCCGACAACGGCGTCTGGCTGACCGCGCAGGTGCCGGTGGCGTTCATCGATTTCGCAGCTGCGGCCGCTTAG
- a CDS encoding AraC family transcriptional regulator, whose product MTALADRYQEIAAFIARLAVPDGDGDTAIDGLYCSYRTAPSPKTHTAQWPCFALVVQGEKCLSLGAEEYHYAAGTYLLVALDLPVVSRITQASLEQPLLGLAMAIRPDRLRDLLERIPLPAQASADCVRGVSVNTASAALLDATLRMLRLLEQPDDIAAMAPLIEQEILYRLLTGPCGPNLLRIAQEDSPSNRIAKAIAWLRQHYAEPIRIEDLARQVNMSASSLHHHFNAVTAMTPLQYQKQLRLREARRLMVVERMDVGSAGYRVGYQSPSQFSREYSRLYGRSPRNDLAEQLGLGG is encoded by the coding sequence ATGACCGCGCTTGCCGACCGCTATCAAGAAATCGCCGCCTTCATTGCCCGATTGGCCGTCCCCGACGGCGACGGCGATACCGCCATCGACGGCCTGTACTGTTCGTACCGCACCGCGCCCTCGCCAAAGACGCACACCGCGCAGTGGCCGTGCTTCGCCCTGGTGGTGCAGGGCGAGAAGTGCCTGAGCCTGGGGGCCGAGGAATACCACTACGCGGCCGGCACCTATCTGCTGGTGGCGCTGGACCTGCCGGTGGTCTCGCGCATCACCCAGGCCAGCCTGGAGCAGCCATTGCTGGGCCTGGCCATGGCGATCCGCCCGGACCGGCTGCGCGACCTGCTCGAACGCATTCCGTTGCCGGCGCAGGCCAGCGCCGATTGCGTGCGTGGCGTGTCGGTCAACACCGCCAGCGCAGCGCTGCTGGATGCGACGCTGCGCATGCTGCGGCTGCTCGAACAGCCCGACGACATCGCCGCGATGGCGCCGCTGATCGAGCAGGAAATCCTGTATCGCCTGCTGACCGGCCCGTGCGGCCCGAACCTGCTGCGCATCGCGCAGGAGGACAGCCCCAGCAACCGCATCGCCAAGGCGATCGCGTGGCTGCGCCAGCATTACGCCGAGCCGATACGGATCGAAGACCTGGCGCGGCAGGTGAACATGAGCGCCTCGTCGCTGCACCACCATTTCAACGCGGTGACCGCGATGACCCCGCTGCAATACCAGAAGCAGCTGCGCCTGCGCGAGGCGCGGCGGCTGATGGTGGTGGAGCGGATGGACGTGGGTTCGGCCGGCTATCGCGTCGGCTATCAGAGCCCGTCGCAGTTCAGCCGCGAATACAGCCGCCTGTACGGCCGCTCGCCGCGCAACGACCTGGCCGAACAGCTCGGCCTGGGTGGCTGA
- a CDS encoding CorA family divalent cation transporter, with the protein MITIHRIAGTSAQPFCWVDLCQPSAEELAEADRQVGFALPTRAAIGEIEFSSRVRTEGDVLFLNVPRFQDDDGPTAPLGFALSPRMLVTQREQRMGSLQAVAAQLEKNPCRSSDDLLLRLLDQVVGRLADRLEALEAEITETTRMAFDEPHKSRDLERMLNAVGGMGRRLGGMHNAGQGLLRLATYLDGAAPDWFGADAAKRIVLLHKDLVTLSEFEQHLDDRVEFLLDSVLGMINMDQNNVMKVMAVASVVGIPPTVLVGIWGMNFAHMPELKWHDAYYWALGVIALSVVLPLAWFRRRGWV; encoded by the coding sequence ATGATCACGATCCACCGCATTGCCGGAACCTCCGCGCAACCGTTCTGCTGGGTGGACCTGTGCCAGCCCAGCGCCGAGGAACTGGCCGAGGCCGACCGGCAGGTGGGGTTCGCCTTGCCCACGCGGGCGGCGATCGGCGAGATCGAGTTCAGCAGCCGGGTGCGCACCGAGGGCGACGTGCTGTTCCTCAACGTGCCGCGTTTCCAGGACGACGACGGCCCGACCGCGCCGCTGGGCTTCGCGCTGTCGCCGCGGATGCTTGTGACCCAGCGCGAGCAGCGCATGGGTTCGTTGCAGGCGGTGGCTGCGCAACTGGAGAAGAACCCGTGCCGGAGCAGCGACGATCTGCTGCTGCGCCTGCTCGATCAGGTGGTCGGCCGCTTGGCGGACCGGCTGGAAGCCCTGGAAGCGGAGATCACCGAGACCACCCGCATGGCCTTCGACGAACCGCACAAGTCGCGCGATCTGGAGCGGATGCTCAATGCGGTCGGCGGCATGGGGCGGCGGCTCGGCGGCATGCACAACGCCGGGCAGGGCCTGTTGCGCCTGGCCACCTACCTGGACGGCGCCGCGCCGGACTGGTTCGGCGCCGATGCGGCCAAGCGCATCGTCCTGCTGCACAAGGACCTGGTCACCCTGAGCGAGTTCGAGCAGCACCTGGACGACCGTGTCGAGTTCCTGCTCGACAGCGTGCTGGGCATGATCAACATGGACCAGAACAACGTGATGAAGGTGATGGCGGTGGCGTCGGTGGTGGGCATTCCGCCGACGGTGCTGGTCGGCATCTGGGGCATGAACTTCGCGCACATGCCCGAACTCAAGTGGCACGACGCCTATTACTGGGCCTTGGGCGTGATCGCGCTGAGCGTGGTGCTGCCGCTGGCGTGGTTCCGCCGCCGCGGCTGGGTGTGA
- the cycA gene encoding D-serine/D-alanine/glycine transporter, with the protein MSDPSAQPDHLQRSLSNRHLQLIAIGGAIGTGLFMGSGKTISLAGPSILFVYLIIGAMLFFVMRAMGELLLSNLEYKSFIDFSTDLLGPWAGFFCGWTYWFCWIITAIADVIAIAAYAQFWFPGLAPWIPAMLCVLLLLSLNLVTVKLFGEMEFWFALIKIVAICALIITGAGLVAWGFQSPSGHVASLANLWNDGGMFPMGIGGFFAGFQIAVFAFVGIELVGTTAAETADPQRNLPKAINSIPVRILVFYVLALIAIMAVTPWREVVPGKSPFVELFVLAGVPAAASLINFVVLTSATSSANSGIFSTSRMLYGLAEERHAPRGFARLSRAAVPARGLLFSCACLLGGTLLVYLIPNLVTAFTLVTTLAAVLFMFVWSLILCAYIAYRRKRPQLHAASAFKMPGGVLMCYVCLAFFAFVLALLTLQDDTRQALLASPAWFLLLGIGYALKRRGGARA; encoded by the coding sequence ATGTCCGACCCGTCCGCCCAGCCCGACCATCTGCAGCGCAGCCTGTCCAACCGCCACCTGCAGTTGATCGCGATCGGCGGCGCCATCGGCACCGGCCTGTTCATGGGCTCGGGCAAGACCATCAGCCTGGCTGGCCCGTCGATCCTGTTCGTGTACCTGATCATCGGCGCGATGCTGTTCTTCGTGATGCGCGCGATGGGCGAACTGCTGCTGTCGAACCTGGAATACAAGTCGTTCATCGACTTCTCCACCGATCTGCTCGGTCCGTGGGCCGGGTTCTTCTGCGGCTGGACCTACTGGTTCTGCTGGATCATCACCGCCATCGCCGACGTCATCGCGATCGCCGCCTATGCGCAGTTCTGGTTCCCCGGCCTGGCGCCGTGGATCCCGGCGATGCTGTGCGTGCTGTTGCTGCTGAGCCTGAACCTGGTGACGGTGAAGCTGTTCGGCGAAATGGAATTCTGGTTCGCGCTGATCAAGATCGTCGCCATCTGCGCATTGATCATTACCGGCGCCGGGCTGGTGGCCTGGGGCTTCCAGTCGCCGTCCGGGCACGTGGCGTCGCTGGCCAATCTGTGGAACGACGGCGGCATGTTCCCGATGGGCATCGGCGGTTTCTTCGCCGGCTTCCAGATCGCGGTGTTCGCCTTCGTCGGCATCGAGCTGGTCGGCACCACCGCCGCCGAGACCGCCGACCCGCAGCGCAACCTGCCCAAGGCGATCAATTCGATTCCGGTGCGGATCCTGGTGTTCTACGTGCTGGCGCTGATCGCGATCATGGCGGTGACGCCGTGGCGCGAGGTGGTGCCGGGCAAGAGCCCGTTCGTGGAGCTGTTCGTGCTGGCCGGGGTGCCGGCCGCGGCCAGCCTGATCAACTTCGTGGTGCTGACCTCGGCCACCTCCTCGGCCAACAGCGGCATCTTCTCCACCAGCCGCATGCTGTATGGCCTGGCCGAGGAGCGGCATGCGCCGCGCGGCTTCGCCCGGCTGTCGCGCGCGGCGGTGCCGGCGCGCGGGCTGCTGTTCTCCTGCGCCTGCCTGCTCGGCGGCACGCTGCTGGTGTACCTGATCCCGAACCTGGTCACCGCCTTCACCCTGGTCACCACCTTGGCCGCGGTGCTGTTCATGTTCGTCTGGTCGCTGATCCTGTGCGCGTACATCGCCTACCGGCGCAAGCGCCCGCAGCTGCATGCGGCCTCGGCGTTCAAGATGCCCGGCGGCGTGCTCATGTGCTACGTGTGCCTGGCGTTCTTCGCCTTCGTGCTGGCGTTGCTGACCCTGCAGGACGACACCCGGCAGGCCTTGTTGGCCAGCCCCGCCTGGTTCCTGCTGCTGGGCATCGGCTATGCGTTGAAGCGTCGCGGTGGCGCGCGCGCCTGA